From the genome of Halostella limicola, one region includes:
- a CDS encoding OsmC family protein encodes MTTTQPTESVKEGIDLEKFHEFVEHATANPDDVQMELGARAPYEGRLFHSLASVDEYTLGGEEIHRETREYTLPLGAWKEVEEAAGFIDPTDRMEPIEVALAALSGCLNVAVGVTALANEIELDDLETTVRLDFDPRVVLMIHDIDRSEEAFDDIRVEIEVSGENLSNEDADLLATGAKRSPVWSLMRYAHDMEPVVTVERTPEPAH; translated from the coding sequence ATGACAACGACACAACCGACAGAATCGGTAAAAGAAGGGATCGATCTAGAGAAGTTCCACGAGTTCGTCGAGCACGCGACGGCGAACCCCGACGATGTGCAGATGGAGCTCGGTGCCCGTGCTCCGTATGAGGGGCGACTCTTTCACAGCCTGGCGAGCGTCGACGAATATACGCTTGGCGGGGAAGAGATTCACCGAGAGACTCGCGAGTACACGCTACCACTGGGGGCATGGAAAGAGGTCGAGGAAGCTGCAGGCTTTATCGACCCCACCGATCGAATGGAGCCGATCGAAGTGGCACTTGCGGCACTCAGTGGCTGCCTGAACGTTGCCGTAGGCGTCACCGCACTAGCCAACGAGATCGAACTCGACGACCTCGAAACGACGGTTCGGCTGGACTTCGATCCGCGTGTAGTGCTCATGATCCACGACATCGACCGTTCCGAGGAGGCCTTCGACGACATCCGGGTCGAAATAGAGGTGAGCGGCGAGAACCTTTCGAACGAGGACGCTGACCTTCTGGCAACCGGTGCGAAGCGGTCTCCGGTCTGGAGCCTCATGCGCTACGCCCACGACATGGAGCCGGTCGTGACCGTGGAACGAACGCCCGAGCCCGCTCACTGA
- a CDS encoding DsbA family protein — MESESNITRRRILAAGGASVAFGGGIAYFASRDGSSDREYVPDTFHRSDETTGFGVELAGRPIAGERDAPMDIYYWTDYLCPFCKQFETETLPDVGTDYVDTGEARLIVLSYPNIGEYSTPAAVWGRCVWEQVAEDVPAAFWRWHGAAFDEQSESGHDWADDETFAAVTEETEHVAVSEVNDCRQTRGDAVRESIGTDVDAARSAEIRGTPGFVLYNREADAAGKLVGAHPYENFSDALDQVLEA; from the coding sequence ATGGAAAGCGAGAGCAATATTACACGGCGCCGGATCCTCGCTGCCGGCGGCGCATCCGTCGCTTTCGGCGGCGGGATCGCGTACTTCGCATCCCGCGACGGTTCGTCCGACCGGGAGTACGTCCCGGATACCTTCCACCGGAGTGACGAGACGACAGGGTTCGGCGTCGAACTCGCCGGACGACCGATCGCGGGGGAGCGGGACGCTCCCATGGACATCTACTACTGGACGGACTACCTCTGTCCGTTCTGCAAGCAGTTCGAGACGGAGACGCTCCCCGACGTCGGGACCGACTACGTCGATACCGGAGAGGCAAGACTGATCGTCCTCTCGTATCCCAACATCGGGGAGTACTCCACCCCTGCGGCGGTCTGGGGCCGCTGCGTCTGGGAACAGGTCGCCGAGGATGTCCCGGCGGCGTTCTGGCGCTGGCACGGGGCCGCGTTTGACGAGCAATCCGAGTCGGGTCACGACTGGGCGGACGATGAAACGTTCGCGGCCGTCACGGAAGAGACCGAACATGTCGCCGTTTCCGAGGTCAACGACTGCCGACAGACACGTGGCGACGCGGTCCGCGAGTCGATCGGGACCGACGTCGACGCTGCACGATCGGCGGAGATACGGGGGACGCCCGGCTTCGTTCTCTACAACCGCGAGGCCGATGCAGCGGGTAAGCTGGTCGGTGCGCATCCCTACGAGAACTTCTCGGACGCACTGGATCAGGTGCTAGAAGCGTGA
- a CDS encoding DsrE/DsrF/DrsH-like family protein, whose translation MSTETSDVPADDAPSRAELAARVDDLENALAEATADSEDDSRKMSIIATKGTLDMAYPPLILASTAAAFGYDVTVFHTFWGLEILHEERSKDLKLSSVGNPNMPVPNVVGALPGMDRVTTKMMEKKIEDNDTATIEELVETSLEMGVEFQACQMTIDLMDYDEDDFYDGVTTGVGAATALQDMADADIQLLV comes from the coding sequence ATGAGCACGGAGACATCCGACGTGCCGGCCGACGACGCACCCTCGCGTGCGGAACTCGCCGCGCGCGTCGACGACCTCGAGAACGCGCTCGCTGAGGCCACGGCGGACAGCGAGGACGATAGCAGGAAGATGAGCATCATCGCCACCAAGGGCACGCTCGACATGGCGTACCCGCCGCTGATCCTCGCGAGCACGGCGGCCGCCTTCGGCTACGACGTGACCGTGTTCCACACGTTCTGGGGGCTGGAGATCCTCCACGAGGAGCGCTCGAAGGACCTGAAGCTCAGTTCGGTCGGCAATCCGAACATGCCGGTTCCCAACGTCGTCGGCGCGCTCCCCGGAATGGACCGCGTGACGACGAAGATGATGGAGAAGAAAATCGAAGACAACGACACGGCGACGATCGAGGAACTCGTCGAAACCAGCCTCGAGATGGGCGTCGAGTTCCAGGCCTGCCAGATGACCATCGACCTGATGGACTACGACGAGGACGACTTCTACGACGGCGTCACCACCGGCGTCGGCGCCGCAACCGCTCTGCAGGACATGGCCGACGCCGACATCCAGCTCCTCGTCTGA
- a CDS encoding sulfurtransferase TusA family protein produces the protein MSTEFDIAETLDVKGASCPMPVVKTKSAIDDLAEGEVLEVLATDPGSMSDIDGWASGTAGVELVDQEEGDDVYKHYVRKTE, from the coding sequence ATGAGTACGGAATTCGACATCGCGGAGACGCTCGACGTGAAAGGCGCATCGTGTCCCATGCCGGTCGTGAAGACCAAATCCGCCATCGACGACCTGGCGGAGGGTGAGGTACTGGAAGTGCTGGCGACCGACCCGGGGAGTATGAGCGACATCGACGGCTGGGCGTCCGGCACCGCCGGCGTCGAACTCGTCGACCAAGAGGAGGGCGACGACGTGTACAAACACTACGTGCGCAAGACCGAGTGA
- a CDS encoding MBL fold metallo-hydrolase, translating to MNAEDFPTPDVEVETIAPETLKSRIDAGEELTLLDARMNSDYDEWRIDGENVTSINVPYFEFLEDDIDEDVLERIPADREVTVLCAKGGASEFVAGTLAERGYDVNHLEDGMNGWARIYEAVEVADYDGAGTLLQYQRPSSGCLGYLLYDDGEAAIIDPLRAFTDRYLADADDLGVELEYALDTHVHADHISGVRDLDDDGVEGVIPDAAVDRGVTYADELTRAEDGDTFEVGDATIETVYTPGHTTGMMSYLVDDSLLATGDGLFIESVARPDLEEGDDGAPDAARMLYESLQERVLTLDDDTLVGGAHFSDAAEPADDGTYTAPIGQLVEEMDALTMDEEAFVELILSDMPPRPANYEDIIATNLGQNEVDDEEAFTLELGPNNCAASQDSLAGD from the coding sequence ATGAACGCCGAAGACTTCCCGACTCCCGACGTCGAAGTCGAAACGATCGCACCGGAGACGCTGAAGAGCCGCATCGACGCGGGCGAGGAGCTCACGCTTCTCGACGCGCGGATGAACTCCGACTACGATGAGTGGCGCATCGACGGCGAGAACGTCACCTCCATCAACGTCCCGTACTTCGAGTTCCTCGAAGACGACATCGACGAGGACGTTCTCGAACGGATCCCCGCCGACCGCGAGGTGACCGTCCTCTGTGCGAAAGGCGGCGCCAGCGAGTTCGTCGCGGGAACGCTCGCCGAGCGCGGCTACGACGTTAACCACCTCGAAGACGGCATGAACGGCTGGGCGCGCATCTACGAGGCCGTCGAGGTCGCAGACTACGACGGCGCCGGCACGCTACTGCAGTACCAGCGCCCGTCCTCGGGCTGTCTGGGCTACCTGCTGTACGACGACGGCGAGGCCGCGATTATCGACCCGCTGCGCGCGTTCACCGACCGCTACCTCGCGGACGCTGATGACCTCGGCGTCGAGCTCGAGTACGCGCTCGACACGCACGTCCACGCCGACCACATCTCGGGCGTGCGCGACCTCGACGACGACGGCGTCGAGGGCGTCATCCCCGATGCCGCCGTCGACCGCGGCGTCACCTACGCCGACGAACTCACTCGGGCCGAGGACGGCGATACTTTCGAAGTCGGTGACGCCACCATCGAGACCGTCTACACGCCCGGCCACACGACCGGGATGATGTCGTACCTCGTCGACGACAGCCTGCTCGCGACCGGCGACGGGCTGTTCATCGAGAGCGTCGCGCGCCCCGACCTCGAGGAGGGTGACGACGGCGCACCCGACGCCGCGCGCATGCTCTACGAGTCGCTCCAGGAGCGGGTGCTGACCCTCGACGACGACACGCTGGTCGGGGGCGCGCACTTCAGCGACGCGGCCGAGCCCGCCGATGACGGCACCTACACCGCGCCGATCGGCCAGCTCGTCGAGGAGATGGACGCGCTCACGATGGACGAAGAGGCGTTCGTCGAGCTGATCCTCTCGGACATGCCGCCGCGGCCGGCCAACTACGAGGACATCATCGCGACGAACCTCGGTCAGAACGAGGTCGACGACGAGGAGGCGTTCACCCTCGAACTGGGTCCGAACAACTGCGCGGCGAGCCAGGACTCGCTCGCGGGTGACTGA
- a CDS encoding YeeE/YedE family protein, translated as MVTDPLPLQVAAELFPNGISRYAVGGLLVGLGVTVIYLGTGISAGASTFLESTLSYVSDRSRFQQYVSSRDWRLVFTVGIVLGAAVYAVVYQGGAWTTDVQPWRLLVGGIFVGVGTRVGKGCTSGHGVCGVGSASKTSIVGVVTFLLVAIATAQLVAALGVSP; from the coding sequence ATGGTGACTGACCCGCTCCCGCTGCAGGTGGCCGCCGAACTGTTCCCCAACGGGATCAGTCGCTACGCCGTCGGCGGGCTGCTCGTCGGGCTCGGCGTGACCGTCATCTACCTCGGCACCGGCATCAGCGCTGGCGCGAGCACGTTCCTCGAGTCCACGCTGTCGTACGTGTCCGACCGGTCCCGGTTCCAGCAGTACGTCAGCTCTCGTGATTGGCGGCTGGTGTTCACGGTCGGGATCGTTCTGGGTGCGGCCGTGTACGCGGTCGTGTATCAGGGCGGGGCGTGGACGACGGACGTCCAGCCGTGGCGACTGCTCGTCGGCGGTATCTTCGTCGGCGTGGGAACGCGCGTCGGCAAGGGCTGTACCTCCGGCCACGGCGTCTGCGGTGTCGGTTCGGCGTCGAAGACGTCGATCGTCGGCGTCGTCACGTTCCTGCTCGTCGCCATCGCGACCGCGCAACTCGTCGCGGCACTGGGGGTGAGCCCGTAA
- a CDS encoding YeeE/YedE family protein, with translation MSDRHPAFMPLVLVGGLIFGFGLAYSHMARPEVVLNFLQFEDFGLVFVMFGGAAVTGLTFFVAPRLVGRAPLTGDSFERRLKSFDRDVLVGGAIFGVGWGLSGICPGAAYASLGIGNVTILWALAGMFLGAYLQGYWRSRTTETGPVASGAD, from the coding sequence ATGTCCGACCGACACCCCGCGTTCATGCCGCTGGTGCTCGTCGGCGGCCTGATCTTCGGGTTCGGGCTGGCGTACAGCCACATGGCCCGCCCGGAGGTGGTGCTGAACTTCCTCCAGTTCGAGGACTTCGGGCTGGTGTTCGTGATGTTCGGCGGGGCCGCGGTGACCGGGCTGACGTTCTTCGTCGCTCCGCGGCTCGTAGGACGGGCGCCCCTGACCGGCGACAGCTTCGAGCGGCGACTGAAGTCCTTCGACCGGGACGTGCTCGTCGGAGGAGCGATCTTCGGCGTCGGCTGGGGGCTGTCCGGGATCTGTCCCGGTGCGGCCTACGCTAGCCTCGGGATCGGTAACGTGACGATCCTCTGGGCGCTCGCCGGGATGTTCCTCGGGGCGTACCTGCAGGGCTACTGGCGGAGCCGCACGACCGAGACCGGTCCCGTGGCATCGGGTGCCGACTAA
- a CDS encoding inorganic phosphate transporter codes for MDPSTVGLFLTAGSASLFMAWVIGAGSSGATPFAPAVGANAVSTMRAAFIVGIFGFAGAVVQGSNVSEAVGRGLIGGVSLPATAVIIVLLIGAGLMAIGIKTGYPIATAFTVTGSVIGVGLALGGTPVWPKYLQIGAVWVLTPFVGGGLAYAIASVLPRSDVPERYSVSILAGLVGAVLANVEFAYLGPNGAAGSLVGVSQRTLGSDGIAIPLAVSLLAAAVVAGFVTRDIRRDMSGGLRRVLLALGSLVAFSAGGSQVGLAVGPLLPLLDGPETVPVIAILTGGGFGILVGSWTGAPRMIKSLAQDYSSLGPRRSIAALVPSFLIAQLAVLLGVPVSFNEIVVSAIIGSGAAVGGSDAIDSRKILVTVSAWAGSLLLALAVGYIAVVLLPVG; via the coding sequence ATGGATCCCTCCACAGTCGGACTGTTCCTGACCGCCGGATCGGCGAGTCTGTTCATGGCCTGGGTCATCGGGGCCGGGTCGAGCGGCGCGACGCCGTTCGCCCCCGCCGTGGGTGCCAACGCCGTTTCGACGATGCGAGCGGCGTTCATCGTCGGTATCTTCGGCTTTGCGGGCGCGGTCGTACAGGGGAGCAACGTCTCCGAGGCCGTCGGTCGAGGACTGATCGGCGGCGTGAGTCTCCCGGCGACGGCCGTCATCATCGTGTTGCTGATCGGCGCCGGGCTCATGGCGATCGGTATCAAGACGGGCTATCCGATCGCGACAGCGTTTACCGTGACCGGGTCGGTCATCGGGGTCGGACTCGCGCTCGGTGGAACGCCCGTCTGGCCGAAGTACCTCCAGATCGGTGCCGTCTGGGTGCTGACGCCGTTCGTCGGCGGCGGCCTCGCGTACGCCATCGCGAGTGTCCTCCCCCGGTCCGACGTGCCGGAGCGATACAGCGTCTCCATTCTGGCCGGTCTGGTCGGTGCGGTCCTCGCGAACGTCGAGTTCGCGTATCTCGGTCCGAACGGCGCGGCCGGCTCCCTCGTCGGGGTCAGCCAGCGGACTCTCGGGAGCGACGGGATAGCGATCCCTCTCGCAGTTTCGCTGCTCGCCGCAGCTGTCGTCGCCGGGTTCGTCACGCGAGACATCCGTCGTGATATGAGCGGGGGACTGCGACGGGTGCTTCTCGCTCTCGGCTCGCTGGTCGCGTTCTCCGCGGGCGGGAGCCAGGTCGGACTCGCCGTCGGTCCGCTGCTCCCCCTCCTCGACGGCCCGGAGACGGTTCCGGTGATCGCGATCCTGACCGGCGGCGGATTCGGGATCCTCGTCGGATCGTGGACCGGCGCGCCCCGGATGATCAAATCGCTGGCGCAGGATTACTCGTCGCTCGGGCCCCGTCGGTCCATCGCCGCGCTCGTGCCGTCGTTCCTGATCGCGCAACTCGCCGTCCTGCTCGGGGTCCCCGTCTCGTTCAACGAGATCGTCGTCAGCGCGATCATCGGGAGCGGCGCGGCCGTCGGCGGAAGCGACGCGATCGATTCGCGGAAGATACTCGTGACGGTGAGTGCATGGGCCGGATCGCTACTGCTTGCCCTGGCAGTCGGCTATATCGCAGTCGTCCTCCTCCCGGTCGGCTGA
- a CDS encoding DUF7512 family protein, which produces MIGVESLGGWSQAAAVIGAVLLEAIVLYVGYGALERFLGPSITDAIRGD; this is translated from the coding sequence ATGATCGGCGTTGAATCGCTCGGCGGATGGTCCCAAGCAGCGGCTGTCATCGGTGCTGTCCTGCTGGAAGCGATCGTGCTGTACGTGGGATACGGGGCGTTAGAGCGATTCCTCGGACCGTCGATCACCGACGCGATTCGAGGTGACTGA
- a CDS encoding sulfite exporter TauE/SafE family protein, with translation MEIFGIAASLLVMFSGFGLLIGLLFGFFGMGGSFLVTPALLVMGYETDVAVASGLAFVFGTSVIATLKHRDLGQVDYKLGVLMIAGTTAGIEVGKQGLHLLQDLGLADTVVSVAYVGLLGGIGLFITHRAISDDSGGGIAHDAETDGEFDEEDVPEIARTIQSYEVPPMMSLRGGVTVSLWMILAVAFATGLLSGFLGVGGGFIRMPALFYLIGVPVPVAVGTDLFEIVFSGGIGSFLYAIDGAVDLAIVAPLLAGSALGARVGAAATSIVDEDEIKVYFGVMLLLGAIAVAIRKIGGVIEMPVLDVVALAIIVGAALLVSSAVVYSSIRELRTTSNETDTVTAD, from the coding sequence ATGGAGATATTCGGCATCGCCGCATCACTGCTCGTGATGTTCTCCGGGTTCGGCCTCCTGATCGGCCTGCTGTTCGGCTTTTTCGGAATGGGCGGGTCGTTTCTCGTGACTCCCGCGTTGCTCGTGATGGGGTACGAGACCGATGTCGCCGTCGCGTCCGGGCTCGCGTTCGTCTTCGGGACCTCGGTCATCGCGACGCTGAAACACCGCGACCTCGGTCAGGTCGACTACAAACTCGGCGTGCTGATGATCGCGGGTACCACTGCAGGTATCGAAGTCGGCAAGCAGGGACTGCACCTACTGCAGGACCTCGGACTCGCCGATACCGTTGTGAGTGTGGCGTACGTGGGGTTGCTCGGTGGTATCGGGCTGTTCATCACTCACCGAGCGATCAGTGACGACAGCGGCGGGGGCATCGCCCACGATGCCGAAACCGACGGGGAGTTCGACGAGGAGGACGTCCCGGAGATCGCCAGGACGATCCAGTCGTACGAAGTCCCTCCGATGATGTCGCTCCGTGGCGGCGTGACGGTTTCGCTGTGGATGATCCTCGCCGTCGCGTTCGCCACAGGCCTGTTGTCGGGGTTCCTCGGCGTCGGCGGCGGATTCATCCGAATGCCGGCGCTGTTCTACCTCATCGGTGTGCCCGTCCCCGTCGCGGTCGGTACCGACCTGTTCGAGATCGTCTTCTCGGGCGGGATCGGTAGCTTCCTCTACGCCATCGACGGCGCGGTCGATCTCGCGATCGTCGCGCCGCTGCTGGCCGGGAGCGCCCTCGGTGCTCGGGTCGGCGCTGCGGCGACGAGCATCGTCGACGAGGACGAGATCAAGGTGTACTTCGGCGTGATGCTGCTGCTGGGCGCTATCGCCGTCGCGATCCGGAAGATCGGCGGCGTCATCGAGATGCCCGTGCTCGACGTGGTCGCACTGGCCATCATCGTCGGTGCAGCGCTATTGGTGAGTAGCGCAGTCGTCTACAGTTCCATCCGTGAACTCCGGACGACCTCCAACGAGACCGATACCGTCACAGCTGACTGA
- a CDS encoding amphi-Trp domain-containing protein has product MGELETEAEKTRSEIASYLRELAAQLDGGGDVTVELGGQQARLNPTNPVTFKLEGESDWTEGETEAKQSIEFELVWWRDARTADEGRLDINTEGE; this is encoded by the coding sequence ATGGGAGAACTCGAAACCGAGGCCGAGAAAACGCGGTCAGAAATCGCATCGTACCTCCGCGAATTAGCTGCGCAGCTTGACGGCGGGGGAGACGTGACCGTTGAACTCGGCGGTCAGCAGGCACGGTTGAATCCGACGAACCCGGTGACCTTCAAACTGGAGGGAGAATCGGACTGGACCGAGGGCGAGACCGAGGCAAAACAGAGTATCGAGTTCGAGTTAGTCTGGTGGCGTGATGCTCGGACGGCGGACGAGGGAAGACTGGACATCAACACCGAGGGGGAGTAA
- a CDS encoding universal stress protein — protein MYEQILFPTDGSEPADSALDYALQIASEHEATIHVLNVADTNQDSLVRIQGNVIDVLEQEGEEIVEDAAQRATERGISVVSEVLQGDPYRTIVDYSKQWDIDCIVMPTHGRRGLQRFLLGSVTERVINTAHVPVIAVSPDRDRPLTYPPQHILVPTDGSRGAELAVTEGINVAKASGATLHLLHVVETGNIGPDARSVLKQGELTERAYEVMNEATERVEEASLDPVTSVIEHGDPSKVIRDYIDENGIDLAVLGTHGRTDFSRYVMGGVSAKLVRTSPVPVMWVRESDSDDT, from the coding sequence ATGTACGAGCAAATCCTATTCCCGACGGACGGAAGCGAGCCAGCAGATTCAGCCCTTGATTATGCACTCCAGATAGCGTCCGAACACGAGGCCACGATCCACGTCCTCAACGTTGCGGATACGAACCAGGACAGCCTCGTCCGGATTCAGGGGAATGTAATCGACGTCTTGGAGCAGGAAGGAGAAGAGATCGTGGAGGACGCGGCACAGCGTGCAACAGAACGCGGCATCTCCGTCGTCTCGGAGGTACTCCAGGGCGACCCGTACAGAACGATCGTCGACTACAGCAAGCAGTGGGATATCGACTGTATCGTCATGCCGACGCACGGCAGACGTGGGCTTCAGCGGTTCCTTCTCGGGAGTGTCACTGAACGGGTCATCAACACTGCGCACGTACCAGTAATCGCGGTCAGCCCCGATCGAGATCGGCCACTCACGTATCCACCTCAGCACATCCTCGTTCCGACGGATGGGAGTCGGGGTGCGGAACTCGCAGTAACGGAGGGAATTAACGTTGCGAAGGCGTCAGGGGCAACGCTCCATCTGCTTCATGTGGTTGAGACGGGGAACATCGGCCCGGATGCACGATCCGTCCTGAAACAGGGCGAATTGACAGAGCGGGCATACGAAGTTATGAACGAGGCTACCGAGAGGGTCGAGGAAGCGTCGCTTGATCCAGTCACCAGCGTGATCGAGCACGGTGACCCGTCGAAGGTGATTCGTGACTACATCGACGAGAACGGAATCGATCTCGCCGTCTTGGGAACTCATGGCCGAACCGATTTCAGTCGGTACGTCATGGGCGGTGTCAGCGCCAAACTCGTCCGAACGTCACCAGTACCGGTGATGTGGGTTCGAGAATCTGACTCAGATGATACCTGA
- a CDS encoding pyridoxamine 5'-phosphate oxidase family protein, which produces MSYGYDADTGNFYFRFAIGPEDTGKKDFIDEDREISFVTYDETDRGWRSVIATGRPDAVTKSALDTEVAEAMQRVRIPFVDVYDSYPLTPVFRFFQLIPEEVTGQQEVGTGE; this is translated from the coding sequence ATTTCGTATGGATACGACGCAGATACGGGGAATTTCTATTTCCGGTTCGCCATTGGTCCTGAAGACACTGGAAAGAAAGACTTCATCGACGAAGACAGGGAAATATCATTCGTTACGTACGACGAGACGGATCGTGGCTGGCGAAGCGTCATCGCAACCGGTAGACCGGACGCGGTTACAAAATCAGCACTCGACACCGAAGTCGCCGAGGCGATGCAGCGAGTGAGAATCCCGTTTGTGGATGTGTATGATAGTTATCCTCTCACGCCCGTGTTCCGATTTTTCCAGCTCATCCCGGAGGAGGTTACTGGCCAACAAGAAGTAGGAACTGGGGAGTGA
- a CDS encoding plastocyanin/azurin family copper-binding protein gives MSRRTFVAAGVTTAGATAGTAVANATQETQTVELVDYAYEPGTDEPLVIAPGTTVRFVWITDNHNIAVDSQPDEAEWEGHQPIENADFEYEHTFEVEGVYEFHCDPHQSLGMAGTIEVREGGASEEEGGPVEDLLPDEALTVGIWALGALLVIVFFAYFFTKYSGDYGE, from the coding sequence ATGAGCCGTCGTACGTTCGTCGCCGCGGGTGTCACCACGGCGGGAGCCACAGCCGGAACCGCCGTCGCGAACGCGACGCAGGAGACGCAGACGGTGGAACTGGTTGACTATGCGTACGAGCCGGGGACCGACGAACCGCTCGTTATCGCACCGGGGACTACCGTCCGCTTCGTGTGGATCACCGACAATCATAACATCGCCGTCGACTCACAACCGGACGAAGCCGAGTGGGAGGGGCACCAACCCATCGAGAACGCGGACTTCGAGTACGAGCACACGTTTGAGGTGGAGGGGGTGTACGAGTTCCACTGCGACCCCCACCAGAGCCTCGGGATGGCGGGGACGATCGAAGTCCGCGAGGGCGGCGCATCGGAAGAGGAGGGGGGTCCCGTAGAGGACCTCCTGCCCGACGAGGCGTTGACGGTCGGCATCTGGGCCCTTGGCGCGCTGCTGGTCATCGTGTTCTTCGCCTACTTCTTCACGAAGTACAGCGGAGACTACGGGGAGTGA